In one window of Nocardiopsis aegyptia DNA:
- a CDS encoding SAM-dependent methyltransferase: MSDSAPIDTTVAHSARVWNYWLGGKDNYPVDREVGDYVLQAYPEMVAAARADREFLIRAVTHLTANEGIRQFLDIGTGLPTHNNTHEVAQAIAPESRVVYVDNDPMVLAHARALLTSRPEGATHYVDSDLREPATVLKTAAGHLDFTRPIGLTILGTMGHFEGQQAYDIVRGYVDALPAGSFLVMCDGTDTSEPMIEAARRWNDTAPLPYHLRSPQEIARFFEGLEPLEPGVVSASLWRPSESEVGAVREVDQYGGVGRKN; encoded by the coding sequence ATGTCGGATTCAGCCCCGATCGACACGACCGTCGCGCACTCCGCCAGGGTCTGGAACTACTGGCTCGGCGGAAAGGACAACTACCCGGTCGACCGCGAGGTCGGCGACTACGTCCTGCAGGCCTATCCCGAGATGGTCGCAGCGGCCCGCGCCGACCGCGAGTTCCTCATCCGCGCCGTCACCCACCTGACCGCGAACGAGGGCATCCGCCAGTTCCTCGACATCGGCACCGGCCTACCCACCCACAACAACACCCATGAGGTCGCCCAGGCCATCGCGCCCGAGTCGCGCGTGGTCTATGTCGACAACGACCCCATGGTCCTGGCGCACGCCCGTGCCCTGCTGACCAGCCGCCCTGAGGGCGCCACGCACTACGTCGACTCGGACCTGCGCGAGCCCGCCACAGTCCTGAAGACGGCCGCGGGCCACCTGGACTTCACCCGGCCCATCGGGCTGACGATCCTTGGCACGATGGGCCACTTCGAGGGGCAGCAGGCCTACGACATCGTGCGCGGCTACGTCGACGCCCTGCCCGCGGGCAGTTTCCTGGTCATGTGCGACGGAACCGACACGAGCGAGCCGATGATCGAGGCCGCACGGCGCTGGAACGACACCGCACCGCTGCCCTACCACCTGCGCAGCCCGCAGGAGATCGCGCGCTTCTTCGAGGGCCTGGAGCCGCTGGAGCCCGGTGTGGTCTCGGCGAGCCTGTGGCGGCCGTCGGAGTCAGAGGTGGGCGCGGTCCGCGAGGTCGACCAGTACGGGGGCGTGGGCCGCAAGAACTGA
- a CDS encoding D-2-hydroxyacid dehydrogenase family protein → MQNSADRDPAPTPTGPVRVAILDDYQDVATSFAPWSEAPLDLELSVHRAPLADDDALVAALDGCQVAVLMRERTPLRRAVVERLPDLRLVVTTGRANSAIEADLGVMVCGTDSSSAGPAELTWALVTALRRHLIAEDRAVRAGEWQSTVGEALEGSTLGVVGLGRIGTRVATVGQAFGMRVLAWSANLDHGRAREMGVEPVAKDELLAASDVVSLHLRLSERSRHTLGEPEFALMRPGAVLVNTARSGLVDTAALCRALESGRLGGAGLDVFDREPLGPKDPLLDAPRTVLTPHLGYVTRQNYRIFYEQALEDIVAFYAGSPLRVVQDARRP, encoded by the coding sequence ATGCAGAACAGCGCTGACCGGGACCCCGCCCCGACGCCGACCGGGCCCGTCCGCGTGGCGATCCTCGACGACTACCAGGACGTCGCCACCTCCTTCGCGCCCTGGTCCGAGGCGCCCCTGGACCTGGAACTCTCCGTCCACCGCGCACCGCTGGCCGACGACGACGCACTGGTCGCGGCGCTCGACGGCTGCCAGGTGGCCGTGCTCATGCGTGAGCGCACCCCGCTGCGTCGCGCGGTCGTCGAACGGCTCCCCGACCTGCGGCTGGTCGTCACGACCGGGCGCGCGAACAGTGCGATCGAGGCGGATCTGGGCGTCATGGTCTGCGGGACGGACTCCTCCTCGGCGGGCCCCGCGGAGCTCACCTGGGCCCTGGTCACGGCGCTGCGCCGGCACCTGATCGCCGAGGACCGCGCCGTGCGCGCGGGCGAGTGGCAGTCCACGGTGGGGGAGGCGCTGGAGGGCTCGACCCTGGGCGTCGTCGGACTCGGCCGCATCGGCACGCGCGTCGCCACGGTCGGACAGGCCTTCGGGATGCGCGTGCTCGCCTGGAGCGCCAACCTCGACCACGGCCGGGCCCGTGAGATGGGCGTGGAGCCGGTCGCCAAGGACGAACTGCTCGCCGCCTCCGATGTCGTCTCCCTGCACCTGCGGCTCAGCGAGCGCTCGCGCCACACCCTCGGCGAGCCCGAGTTCGCGCTGATGAGGCCCGGCGCCGTGCTCGTCAACACCGCCCGATCCGGTCTGGTCGACACCGCGGCGCTGTGCCGGGCGCTGGAATCGGGACGCCTCGGCGGAGCGGGCCTGGACGTGTTCGACCGCGAACCGCTCGGCCCGAAGGACCCCCTCCTCGACGCCCCGCGCACGGTGCTCACGCCCCACCTGGGCTACGTCACCCGCCAGAACTACCGGATCTTCTACGAGCAGGCACTGGAGGACATCGTGGCCTTCTACGCCGGCTCCCCGCTGCGCGTGGTCCAGGACGCCCGGCGCCCCTGA